TCTGGATGCTctagagaggagacgagagagtgTTTCCCTCGCTTCCCCTTTTATCACAGAGCCCCCATTACTCAACCTCCAGCCAACCCAGTACAACAAACATGAGGACTCCTGCtccacctgctcctcctcctcagactcAGAGGAAGATGGTTACTTCCTGGGGCAGCCTATCCCCCTGCCCCCCCAGCTAACCCACAGGCCCCAGTctgtggatggagagagggaaggagagagggatggaaagactgaaggagagaagaaggacAGGGGGTTGAGAGACAGCCTGAGCAGGAAGAGAAGGGCCAATGGCCTTGGTGCAAAGGACAAAGACAAGAACTGTGCCATCTCCTAAGTTTGACCCTCACAGTGAAAGTTCTGTTTTTCAACGATCAAGCCAATGTCCAGTTTCACAATGAAGGATAAATATGAATCTGTAACATGTGGGGATACTTTGAATACAACACTCCTATCCAGCAGACTCATTCAAAGATTAAACCACTACTATAAGAAGGCAAGAGGAAACGGAGAGAGTGACTGACTGTAAGATGTATTAGAGGGATCAGATATGAAATATAAATGTTATGTTTTGTGTTTGTATATTGTTTAGGGCACTTTTTTCCACAGTAGAGTGAATCTGGCATCCATCTAGGGAGTTCTGTAAGAACATTTCACTCTGTTCCCACAGCGCATGTTGTAGGATTTACTCAGAAACGTGAAGAAATTCACTTTACATTTATATTCAAGTGAATTTGTGGATATATAAACATGTAAGCATTTATTGCGGGAAGTTATTCTTATCTCTATTTTTGTATAGGACCATCTAATTAATGTACATGAAAGATTTGGGGATTCCTTCTCAGATTCTACATTTCTTTGAGGGTCTACGTGGGCATTTGTctcgctcactcactctctgCTTCCAAACATGCACATTAGAGAGTTCTTCAGAAAATAATGTGCTGGCAGTGTTCAGTCACATTATTTCACCAAGGCCGAGATCAACTAAGAAGCTGACTTATCATGTTTTTGTAGCataccattttttttctactctGAGTGTTATATGCAATGTTACACATTTTATGAGAATAATGATTGGAAATGTTTGTTAAACCAAATAGTTGGCTAAATATTCTGTGAGAACCAAAACAGAGTGTTGGTCCCACACAGTGAGATTGAAAAGACTATGTGCAAACCTGGACTGTGAATGTTGGTGTGTATGTTCATGTGTGTATGTTTTGACAACCTATcatatcaaaatgtatttgtcacatgcgctgaatacaacaggtgtagacttcgcCGTGAAATGCtaacgagccctttcccaacaatgcagatttAAAAGTAAGGAAAACTTGCAAAAAAGGAAATATTAACACAATAGAATAAGACTATATACAAGGTTCTCACTTCGACGTAAAGCCTCCCTATGTGAGCATATGATATTAAAAAAAAGAAATGGTGTACATTCATTGATTTTTAgatcaaaaacacatttacttcaAGTCTATTTTTATACTCTTGGGTGCTGGTTCCTGTTTTCAATGGTTTTTTTTGTTGAAATGTAAACACTTTTTAAACAAACATGAACTTTTCAGAGATTGTGAGGAAACTACAGTTTCTGAAAGTTTTGTACTAGGAGAAATAAATTCATTGAAAACGACAATTTCTCATTTCATATCagaatatacactgagtggacaaaacattaggaacaccttcggAATATTGAGTTGctccctcttttgccctcagaacagcctcgacgttgattccaatgcttcccagagttgtcaagttggatggtagaccattcttgagacacacaggaaactgttgagtgtgaaaaaacccagcagcgttgcagttgttgacactcaaaccggtgagcctgccacctactaccataccctgttcaaaggcacttaaatattttgtcttgcccattcactctctgaatggcacacacacacaatccatgtctcaattgtctcaaggcttaaaaatccttctttaacctgtctcctccccttcattaaCAGATGATAtcgataagggatcatagctttgacCTGGTTAATCTATCATGGAAAaagcatgttttgtacactgtatgTTTCATTCATTTCAATATTATGTTTCATTTTGACAATTAACTCCAACAACGGTCCTCTTTTTACAGTCTATGGTCCACACACTGACCTTCTGATCAGAGATGGGTGTGTTATTGTCTAACAGGTTAATTATTACAAACACCAGCATGCTTTGAAGCATAAATCAATAGAGGAAAAGAAACTGTCATGTGACAGAAGAACCCGGTTTACTTCCTTATGTAGGAATGATTGGTCAGAGTAGTCAGGTGGGGGAGGGAGtagaacaaggaggaggagcagcACATGAGTCGTCTGACAGGTTTGGCTGGTCTGTTGCTCCCTTCCATTCTGGAACACATTCACACGCTACAGTAGAATTCTACAGTTGTTATCCTTTGTGGCGTGATGAGCTGTAGAGAGGCCTAGAGTTCCATTGGGGACCTGTAAGATTCTACTTCCACTCTAAAGGTGAGTTTTCATTGGATTGTAAAAGCCTGAGTAAGTGTGCGTGTGTCCTAGGAACCAACGCCTTCAAACAAACAGGATCAAAGAACACTAGGACAAGACCCTATATAAGGCCTTGACTGTGTTTTGTGTGAGAGGTCCTTTCAGTTTCATGTACATACCTGGCTTGTGAGTTTATACAAGTCTTTTCTCATTAACCTTCTGGGTCATCCCATGGTGTTAGGTGTTTTTTCTTCCTAAATGGAACAAGCTTAGACTTGAGCCTGGGTTGAACGAGAAGGATCTGTATGTTTATTTTACATACCACTGTACAGAACTTTGTGTTCGGTATTACTGTACTTGGATAACTTGGCCTAATAAAATAGAATGTCCTCTGCCCTCATTGACATGCATTGTACTGTGTGTACAGTaggagtgtgagtgtgagaggagaAGCAACATTGAGATAGAGAGATAAGGACATGCAGGTGAGAGTGCAGTGAGACAGTTGTTGCTCCTGGTGGAATGAGAAACATGTTGAGAATGTCTGTCACACAGACTATTAGAGTGGTGTATTTTAAACTCACTCTTCCTCTTTCATAAAGCAATGAATACGGGTTTGTCATTGATATCTTTGCACTTTATCTACCAATGGTGCATGACACCACACAATAGGAACATCTTTAGATGTTAATAACAGGCCTACACTCTTAACTTCTTGTTCCCCAGTAGGGTCAGATACATGGAATAATTTCCCTGACCCAACCCCCTTGTATCCAGCTCTCCAGTTAATGTTTATGTTGCTGTGGTCACTGATCTTCAGCAAATTTACTGGTGTAGAAAAAACGTATATAATGTGTGTTCTTCTAAGCAAAACAAATATTCAGATAACGAATTGATGATGACTGACTACAACTCCTAGATGGGTGGGTCAAGTGTTACGGTTTCAGAAATACAAACCAGACAACCCTGGGGTCTGCAGTCTAGAGGAAGCCCAAGCCCAGCACTACCCCCTAGCAACTGGGAGCTTTATTTAAAGATGGAGTGGCATTGTTCCCCTCTAACAGCTGTTGGGGTGTGTGTATGGATATTCTTCCAAACAATAGTTTGTTGACAGCTGGTGAgcctccccccacccccacacttcAGTCCTCTCTCAAGCTCAGGCTTTTCACTGGCCTTACAATGAATGGAAATTAAGTATGGAAGTTTATTGTGTTATGTTCTTGAGATCGATGGGTGCCAGGTGTAATTGATAAATGTTTGGACCCGCAGCCAATGGCCTGCATCCGACCCGTCCCTTTTCTATTCAGATGTATAACATTCTGTGTTGTGATTGGCTGCAACCTGGGGTTTTGTGGGTGCAGTGGGAGGAGCCATTATACTGTTGACTTACAATATCCCTGAATCAACCACAGCACTTTATAGTGCTTAGTGTGAGTTGCTGTATCAGTTACATTGGGGCAGTAtcgctgtatctctccctctgtctttgagGTAACTGTGAATTTATATTGATTGCTTGCTTGTTTGTCTTTCCTTTGACACATATATCTGATGGTGTGTAAGTTGCTGTGTGATGGTGTTTCTCCTTTTTCTACAGAACATCCAGACTTTAAGGCACCAGGGATCAAGTGAGATCCCGTGGGAACTGGACGAAGAAGGAATCATATCGCCAAGAGCAAAATCCTGTCAGCTTTCAGGGGACAGTAGGATTCTGGACTGATGGCATCCAAAGAAGTTTGATTTTAGGTGGCCAAAAACTGCAGGAGAAAGACTGGAGTCAAGGACAACCCACCCATGTTACCTCCCACTCCCATCTCCAGCATGCCTGTGGAGACCCCCCAGCCTGTCCTGACACAGCCGGTGAGGGCTGCTGGGACGCCCAACCGCATCCTCATGCCAAACCGCCTCCTCCTCCAACCAAGAACAGCGGCAGCAGCTGAGCCCAGGCAGAGCGCAGTGGAGAGGCTGGCGGCAGACAAGGCTAAATACGTCAAGAGTCAGGTGGCCCCCTCCAAGCAACAGCCAATAAAAGTGCCTCCGCCTGTCATGCGCAAACCTCTGATGTCCCCGGCTACCGGACTACGACCAACCCGTAAGACCCAACCTTCTCGCTCTAACTACACCCAGCAAGGGAGTGCTCCATTGGACCTGGAGCACCTGAGTAACCTGATCAACGGGATGGGTGAGGCTGaaactccccctacctctcccacCATGGACCCAGTGGAGAGTAGTCAGGCCCCTGACTGCCCCACCACtaccatctctccctgtccctctccgttCTCTGCTGGGGCTGCTGAGGGGATCCCGACCCCCTGCCCTGAATGGTCCACCCCAGTCAAATTAAGGATAAATGCCTCTGGCCCACTAAGTCCTTCTGGATGTTCTGCTGCAGTGACCATACGTAGAGTGGACGTaataccccaacaccaccataccatgcCAGTGAGGAAGCCCTTCAGAGCACGGCAGCAGATGCATCTCCCATTGCAGCCCATGGCTCTGCATCCACACACCCAGATCCACAACGCTATGTCACCTCTTCGTCTCTTCCACCCCCGAACTACCTATGCACCAGGCCCTGCATCTCTTAAACCAGTCCCAGCCCCTCCACCACAAGACCACACCCCAAGCCCCAACTCCCCGTCTACCCCCGTTCAGTTCCCAGCCAACTACTCTGTACTTCCGCCCTCCCCGTCGGTCACTCGCCCGTCCTCCGGTAGCTCCAGGAAACGGCCCTCTCTGACCCGCTCCAAATCAGACATGAGTGACCGTTACTCCCGGGCCAGTACTGACCTGGAGCGCTTCTTCAACCTGTGTGGTTTGGACCCTTCGGAGATGCAGGTGCTGAAGGGGCCGGGCTCGGACATTGTGTCCCTTGCACAGTTCCGCAGTGCCAGTGCTCCTGGGTCAGAGTGTGCAGGgcatgaggaggaagaagagaacgGTGGGCCTGCAGAGCCAGCTCCCTATGGTGTCTCGGTCATTGAGAGGAACGCCAGAGTGATCAAGTGGCTTTATGGTATCCGCCAATCCAAGGATACTGCCAGGAGCACCAACATGTAGGGCCATGAGACTGATGTAAATCGAGGCAGGGGAGAAAAATATGGAGGTACACTTTAAACATAATTCCTGTACAGAGAAAAAAAACTGGAGAAGTGTGACTGCCGTATGAACCAACCAATGACAATGAAAGGAAGGGACTGATGTGTACTAATAGTGAAAGAAATGTCTGTTAAAGCAGTATGATAGTGTTGGACATCATTTATGCAAGATATTTGGTACTTTGTACTACCACCCGTTTCACCTTTATTGACAAAAAAAAGATAGCCGGTCAGATTACAAGTAAGTTATCAGAATTGTGTTCTGTTTTTTTAAAATGAGAAATACATCAACATATTTGTTTTTGTCTCATACTGGGGCTTTTTGATTTGCTTTGTTACTGTATGTTCAGATGATCTGTTTCTAAATAAATACCATTTAACAATGTTAAAGTAAAGCCGATTTGAGGTGTGTGAGTTCATCATTCATGTTCTCTGTTTTCGAGGGGTGCAGCTGGAGCGGGAAAAGGTATGTGGGACTGACTGGGTGAAATTACAGGAGAGGTGGGACTGACTGGGTGAAATTACAGGAGAGGTGGGACTGACTGGGTGAAATTACAGGAGAGGTGGGACTGACTGGGTGAAATTACAGGAGAGGTGGGACTGACTGGGTGAAATTACAGGAGAGGTGGGACTGACTGGGTGAAATTACAGGAGAGTTGGGACTGACTGGGTGAAATTACAGGTGAGGTGGGACTGACTGGGTGAAATTACAGGAGAGGTGGGACTGACTGGGTGAAATTACAGGTGAGTTGGGACTGACTGGGTGAAATTACAGGTGAGGTGGGACTGACTGGGTGAAATTACAGGAGAGGTGGGACTGACTGGGTGAAATTACAGGAGAGGTGGGACTGACTGGGTGAAATTACAAGAGAGGTGGGACTGGCTGGGTGAAATTACAGGAGAGTTGGGACTGGCTGGGTGAAATTACAGGAGAGTTGGGTCTGACTGGGTGAAATTACAGGATAATTGGGACTGACTGGGTGAAATTACAGGAGAGTTGGGTCTGACTGGGTGAAATTACAGGAGAGTTTCACCAGGTCATAGGAGTCCAATTCGATATGACGTTTCTGTTGAACATTTGGCTTAGTGTGTTTTTACTCCATTTGAACTTGAGCAACTCCTGATTTAATGACAACGTGAAACAATGATTTGATTTTTCAGAAGCATTTATTTGGTTCTCCATCCTCTTGCAATGGACTACCTTTTTGCGTTCTAACACTTTAGTGTGGCTTTACAGATGTTCCTGCTGGATGTTCTACAGGTCAGTAATGTTACTCATTGCCTGcatgtcagtcagtcaatcaactcCACTgtcttgtgtctgtctgtctaatctcTCTGGCCTGGAGTCCTTTCTGGCCTGGAGTCCTTTCTGTCCCTGGCTCTTTTGCAGATTGAGGCCTTCTATGTTTATTTGATCCTTCAAGAGGAACTGACccatccctaccttcaggctactGAGCCTCAGCGGTTTGACACCCATCGACAAACTCCTGCCATGGTTAGTGGATCTCAGTAATGCCGTCCATTTTTATATTGACTTTTGGCAGTGCTATCCATTCTAGCTGTCCTTCTCAGAGCATCCCTTTCTGTATCTTTGTGTTTTTCAGGGTGGTTGTCTCCATGCCTTTTGGTTTCTTCTCCTATGTCCTGCTGTAGTTCATGTCGCAAGCCTTCAGTGTTCCCTGGTACCTCACATCAAGCTGCCTGTTTGAGACCCTCATGACATCCAGCCTGTTATCTACTCTTCCTTCACACACAGTATGACCCGCCAACCCTATCTCCCAGTCTTTATCCTCTACATCCTCAACCACTGTTTGCCTTGCTCcatgtctgtatcaccatgactaCTGTAGGTATCCCAAACAAATCACTTGGCTGTCGCCTGATCTCTGCAGGGTTATTGCCGCTGCATCTTGAGAATTACCTGACTGTATGAAACAAGAAGTACCATTTACTTTCCTTAGGGCATCGGTATGGTTACTGCCTTCCACACTCTTCCTGTGTCTGTGTAACCATGGTTACAAGGTGCAATTCTTGAATGACTCTAGTTACTGTATCACAAACCCCTGTTTTTCACCATGGTTTATGTCTCTTTCCTGACAATGTATTAATGTGCCTTCCCTTTCGCTGAGCATGAAACACTCTGCCACAGCCTACAGTAAGAGCTTGATATCCACTGTCTCGTTTTTCATATTGTATTGACGAATTGCAAGCAGTAACAATTGATAAAATCATACATTTCAGTTTTTCAGTCTCACCTGTCCCTTGGTCTGTATGTTTCTCCTTCTCGCTCTGATAGGAATGAGTGTGGAGCTGGTGGCCTCTGTGATTCAGGGTCAGGTTGTGGCCGTATTCTACACAGAGAAGGCTGGGGCATGTCAGCAGTTGGACCAGAGCCAGGGGCTGCCTCACAACACCCCTTCACCACAAACCGTTACTACAGACCATGGTACTACTTCCCCTCTGAGACACACTGCAAGTAAATGTTTCCCAGTCTCAAACCCTAGCCTAACCCAGCACTGAAGTACATACCGCTCTCCTACTATGTTGGTTTAGCAGCGTTTCTTTGTCTGTGGAAGTGAACTTACCTATAATGCCAGGGATATCATATTACACTAATTAACTGTCCTTAGCACAACAAAGGCCattcgtgtgtgtgcatgtgggagCATGCATTTCAAGGACGtgagtttgtcttgtttgtttacCCATAGGCCTGTGCGTTTTATGCATACATGTGAAGGACTTGTGTTTGTGTAGCCTTGTTTATCTGTGAGGTTTTGTGTATTTTTCCCCTGTTGTAAGGTTTTCCTGACCTCAGTGCTAGTCAATGGTGGGCTGTTCTTCCTCTGCTGCCTTGTCCTCTTCCTGGGGGTGAAAGAGCTGCGGAGTGAGTCAACGGTCAGAACaatggagttagggttagtgtggTCAGTTTAGAACTGCTAGAGCAAAGCACATGGGAGGTCAAGGTTCAGTAGAACGTGTTAAAGAGTCTAGAGCTGGGAGGTGACTAAATAATGGATAGGCTTGGAACTAAAGTAACTTATGACATGTCATGGTGAGTAAGTATTTTCTTCAGTTTTCTACAATACCAAACACCTCTCTCTGATTTTTGTCTCCAGCTCCCCTCTAGTGTGGATTGTGTGTGTCCTATCTCTCCACTCTAAAGATGCTAGTGTGCCATGTTCCTTGCCAATGACTGGGCCTTGGTTTCTCTTTGCTACACTTGCCTTCTAGATAAATCCTTGCCTGGACTGCATCCAAATAGATCAACAAAAAATGACAATCTTGAGTCAACTAATGCACATTTGTCCCTTAGATATCTTTGGGGAACTTTGCACTGTTCTGTACCCATGCAGCTGGGCTTGGGTCCCAGCACCTTCTGTCTCTGCTGGTAAGACATTGCTTGTTGCTACACACAGTTCTGTCAACGTCACACATAGTTGTATCACACACCCCACACCCTCTTGGCCACAAAAGGACGGTCTGATTGGCTCAACACACAGATGACAGAACACAATTCTTATCCAATCTGGCATATCATACTCTTTATGATTTTATATATTTGTGTAGCTGGTATTAGTCTCTGGAAGCTAACCACTTATTCCTTATTAAAGGGCAAAAACTATAGCCACGAGACATTCTCTTGTTAGTGTTTAATATCTGGGATGGTTGTTTGTCCTAACAGATTGCAGCAACTACAGCTGTTTCACTGTTACAGCCATCTCTGGTACGGGCTTGGAAATAGATTACAATCTCCATTGGTTTGTGAGCACAACATTGTTTCTCCCTTTATGACAAGTTTATGCTTACAGTAATaatagttttttttcttcatatttacTGCCAGTCTTTGTGGCCGTGTGTGATGTTAGGATTCAGCTTGGCAACCGTGTTCCTGCTGCCTTGGCGAGTCTGCAGTTAGAAGGCCACGACTCTGGCTTAGCGTtgtctctgctctctactgtactctgctccagttctgtctctgcctctgtcactCTGAAtgacactcaacacacacaaaaTGCTGACTTGATGATTCATTCATAAACCCCCATGACAGCCTGTCAAGTGTTGAATATTCTAATATGCTGATTTGGCACTTGGCCAGTTTACACTTCAATCGATTCACCAGACAGTGCTTGTTGCATAATCTGCGTTTGGTCTGATTTGCGAACCAGTCTCTTATTATTCATGTAGGTCCATGCTCCCGGACGTGGTAGATGACTTCGCTGTGAAAAACAACCTGCTGCAAGGACCTGAAGCAACTTTTTTTCTACTGCTACGCCTTCTGCAGTAAGCTAGGGGAGGCCTGTCTGTTGGAATCTCAACCATGACTAACATTGAGTCATACATccacctactcctcctctccctttctctcctccttattATGTCAAATCTGATTTCATGTTTCTATCACCATATCTCAATTTATGTTGTGTTCATGCATGCGTGTATCATTTGTTTGTACTGCAGCTTTGTGGGGTACACtataaaaaagggttccaaaaaggttcttcaactgtccccataggaaaaaaaacattttggttCGAGGtacaaccctttttggtttccagtagaacccttttggggaaagggttcttcctggaacccaaaggggttctacctggaaccagaaagggttcttcaaagggttctcttatggggacagccgaagaaccattttaggttaGAGTGTACTGTGCAGTTGCCTGTAGACAAAGTGAGGACATGATGACTGCTCTGATTGTACTGTTTGCCCCTGTGCCCATCACCCTGCTGCTGGTAGGGCTGGTCTTCTTCCATCTGTACCCCATCAACGAGGAACGACGCCTCCAGCTCCAGAGAGAGCAAGGCAGAGAGTGAGTCATGCACACTCTTGGCTCTCCTAAGAGGCTGCTTTAGCACTCTTACTCTGACAATAGCTTCCTCTCTAAATCCAACATACTGCCTCACAGCTTCACTTACACATACCTGCGTTTATGCTTCTTCTCAAACATCCTGCTGCACACTTCCTCTTGATGTTTTGTATTTGCATAACATTAAATATGTGTAGCCCTAGGCCACTAACTGTTCTTGTTTTCCCTCTATTCAGGGTTGAAGCCATACATTCAACTGATAGAGGAGATAGGCTCAACATGCAGTcgtattttaattttatttagcCTTTacttatctaggcaagtcagttaagaacaaattcttatttacaatgccggCCAAACCTGACCAATGCTGGACCAATTGTGGGacgcccaatcacggccggatgtgatagactggattcgaaccaggggctgtaaaatagattttgatttttacatatgttttatttcatagttttgatgtcttcactgttattctacaatgtagcaaatagtacaaataaagagaaATCCTTGAATGccctccatacttccatttgtttgtatgggttaccttcagatatCCCATGACACTTGTGCACTTGAGAGTATACCCTTTCCATAGTGTGGTCATAACACTGTAGTTATCAGTTCAAAactgatatctctagtttaaattgactgattttgatggggattttttaaataatgttacttagattgacgaaCTGGTTAATGTGAAAACATTATTACAGTCCTGACAACTTGCGTAGCTATTCCTGATATATATACTTACTAGAAACAATTTGAACACCAAGCTCACAAATAATTAATGCATACACACTTTTAAAATGTGCTAATTGTTGGCAGCCATTTTTTTTTAACAACCAGGAAGATGAAGTTGTCAAGGTCACACCTCACACATGATAGAATTGAAAAGCCCAGGCTGTCCACTCAGGAGAACAGCAGTTAATACATGAGATACGTATGAGATACGGACCAAAAACTGATGCCCACTAGCGAATGACAAAAAGGAATTGTCTCAGGAGGATATGAACGATTAGGCATTCATTCTCATCATAACTGGCATTGGCCCATTAATTGCGGTTGCCCTCTTCAATGCGTTGGGGCACATTCATTACattgattctgttgcaaaacgtttcttaaacagaaCAAAAGGGGGCGGGATCTACCTTAATatatccaatagaaactctcgttttagTTGCAAAACCGAACGTTTTGAAACTGtatggactaatgattacacccttgGACTTCCAGTTCCGCTTACAGTTTTGTGCGTCGGAGAGCGAAAATGGGAGTAGAAATCGAGACCATAACCCCGGGTGATGGTATGGAACAAACATCAAATATGATTAAATTGGTTAAGTGGATATAGCTACATTTGTTTACATAAGGCCTGGCTAATTCTCACCCTTTCTTCAATCTTTTAGGCCAGACATTTCCCAAAAAAGGGCAGACATGCGTTGTGCATTATGTCGGTAAGTCAgcgagctagctagctggttagcttagCTAGCTCTTGACAGTTTTCTACTTGCGTCGGCAACATAAGTGTTGTGGTATTTGTTGGACAATCTAATACGCAAAGCTGATATAGTCTGATAAACTACGTAACAATTGCCACACCATTTTCTTATCTAATTAAAAGTAAGTCGTTTTTCTAC
The sequence above is a segment of the Oncorhynchus nerka isolate Pitt River linkage group LG20, Oner_Uvic_2.0, whole genome shotgun sequence genome. Coding sequences within it:
- the LOC115102378 gene encoding protein FAM110A-like; its protein translation is MLPPTPISSMPVETPQPVLTQPVRAAGTPNRILMPNRLLLQPRTAAAAEPRQSAVERLAADKAKYVKSQVAPSKQQPIKVPPPVMRKPLMSPATGLRPTRKTQPSRSNYTQQGSAPLDLEHLSNLINGMGEAETPPTSPTMDPVESSQAPDCPTTTISPCPSPFSAGAAEGIPTPCPEWSTPVKLRINASGPLSPSGCSAAVTIRRVDVIPQHHHTMPVRKPFRARQQMHLPLQPMALHPHTQIHNAMSPLRLFHPRTTYAPGPASLKPVPAPPPQDHTPSPNSPSTPVQFPANYSVLPPSPSVTRPSSGSSRKRPSLTRSKSDMSDRYSRASTDLERFFNLCGLDPSEMQVLKGPGSDIVSLAQFRSASAPGSECAGHEEEEENGGPAEPAPYGVSVIERNARVIKWLYGIRQSKDTARSTNM
- the LOC135562946 gene encoding uncharacterized protein LOC135562946 isoform X1; translation: MHFKDVFLTSVLVNGGLFFLCCLVLFLGVKELRNIFGELCTVLYPCSWAWVPAPSVSADCSNYSCFTVTAISGTGLEIDYNLHWSMLPDVVDDFAVKNNLLQGPEATFFLLLRLLQAGLLPSVPHQRGTTPPAPERARQRVSHAHSWLS
- the LOC135562946 gene encoding sodium-dependent lysophosphatidylcholine symporter 1-A-like isoform X2 → MHFKDVFLTSVLVNGGLFFLCCLVLFLGVKELRNIFGELCTVLYPCSWAWVPAPSVSADCSNYSCFTVTAISGTGLEIDYNLHWSMLPDVVDDFAVKNNLLQGPEATFFLLLRLLQAGLLPSVPHQRGTTPPAPERARQRG